In the genome of Macrobrachium rosenbergii isolate ZJJX-2024 chromosome 53, ASM4041242v1, whole genome shotgun sequence, the window cgatttaaaaaaaaaataatgtatatctcCCACAGTGTGTTATTAAATAGTTTTCGTGTCCTGGGAAATGATTCACTGAAGCCTTCAAAATTGCAACTTCACCTGACCAAATGCCACCCTGAGTATGCTAGGAAGGAAAAGGATTTTTTCAAGAGGAAAGCTGATGAACTGAAGAGGCAAAAACTTGATGCGACTGGTAGCTTCCAAGAGAAGAGAGGGAACATCGTGGAAGCATCATACAGAGTGGTTTATTTAGTAGTACGGAagaaaaaaaccacacacaattGCTGAAGAATTGATCCTACCATGTGCAAAAGAAATGTTTAGACTGGTTCTTGGAGTAGAAGCAGCACAGAAACTAAGTGATGTATCTCTTTCGAATAATACTATCCAGTGAAGAATCAGGGACATGTCAGATGATGTGAAAGATCAAATTATTGAAGAGATACTTCCCCCATTTTTGCTATACAGGTCGATGAATCCACTGATGTAGCAATGGCGTGCCAGCTGTTGGTATAATGACGATACCTGTTCAAAGGCATAATCAAGGGGGAATTTCTTTGCTGTCAGAATCTTGAAACGTCAAGTATGGCCACTGATGTGATGAATGCTGTGTCATCATTTTTTGACAAGCATGGTTTGAGTTGGAATAATCTTGTTGGAATCACAACCGATGGAGCTCCAGCCATGCTTGGGTCGAGGTCAGGTTTCCAAGCAAAAGTAAAACCCAAAGCACCAAATGCAGTTGGTGTACACTGCTTCATTCATCGGGAGGCTCTGGCTTCTAAATCGCTTCCTTCTGGGCTCCTCACAATTTTCACTGGTATTGACAAGGTCGTGAACTAATTGAAAAACCCTGCCCTCAACACGAGACTGTTCCAGCAACTGTGTCATGACATGGAATCCGAACATAGTTTCTTGCTCTTTTATACATCCGTCAGGTGGTTGTCAGCAGGGAGATTTTTGTCCCGCTTCTTCTCTCTTTGCCAGGAAGTTGAAATGTTTCTTGATGTACAGAAAAAATGTGACCTGTTAGAGATATTGAAATCAGAACACTTTGAGCTCCGCCTTGCTTATCTTGTGGACATATTTGAAATCTTCAACCAGCTGAACTTGAGACCCTAAGGAAAGGATTCAAACTTGCTCAGCCACTGTTACTCAATACATGCATTTTGGCCAAGTTGGAGCTGTATAAGAAGAGAGTGAGTGTAGGAAAATTTATGATGTTTCTATCATTGAATGAAGTTCTTGCTGATGGTCAGCTTTCAAGTACCTTGTCCAAGGAAATCATGGATCACTTGTCTCAGCTAGATGATGAATTTCGCCGTTACTTTCCTGACTTAAGCACTCAGCATGCAGGAATAGCAAAAAATCCGTTCTTATGTCTGGTTGATGATGTGTTAGAAGATGCACAAGAAGAGTTCATTGAGCTTATTCACGATTCAACGGCCAAGAATGTGTTCCAGTCAAACTCCTTGTCTAGCTTctggtgttcaatgatggaatgATATCCAAAAATAAGTGATCTGGCAGTTCGAGTTCTTTTGCCTTTTGCTTCAACCTACCTGTGCGAAAGTGGGTTTTCTTCATtacttgcaataaaaaaacaaaatcaaggaaCAAGCTGTCTGTGGAAGATGACTTGAGATGTGCACTGGCTGCCACTGAGCCAAGGATTGAGAAATATAAAGTGACATACTTTTTTGCAACcaatgaaaagtttcattcactgctgtttttgtgattttttttgtgttttattcatacatgtgCTTTATTCATAcaggttttgtgatttttttattcatacatgtgCTTGCAAGCTCAAAAATAGGGCAAGTATTATAAAGATAGTTTTTGCGTAAAATACCGACAactataacaacaataacaacatttttcctatgtattttacttaaataaaaaagtgctgaacggaatgttttctgatttcatataaataggcCTACAGCTTAATCAGCATAACAATGCAAGGCATTTTACacgaatatattcattttttgcagaaaaatcttattaattttgCTGGCTTAACCTATTTCGTTGTAGAAAAGGGGGAACGGGACAAAAAGGGTTGGTAACCATTGCGCTAGAGAATAAAGCAGAATTTGACCGTTCGCTGAAAAAACATATGGTTGCAAGTGTAATAGTGAAGTTCGGAAAATTGATAAATTGTGAACATCATCTTTGTTACGCACAGGGTATACATCTTGCGGTGTGTGATGTTCTTTATAAGAAGATCTCAGGCAATGTAAGTGACGAAGAGGAGACTGAGAGTTGCTATCAGGATTTTGTCACAGTAGTTGATTTTGAAACTGAGGAAAATTCTTTTCTGGtaacaatggaagttattgaaaGAATTTGTGATGATCATGAGAATAACACCGAAACCGTTAATGTCTCCGAGGCTATTGCTATGGTATGAAAAATTGTGAAACTATTTAGGAAGTCACCATTAAGAATGAAACTTTGCAAAACTGAAAAGTGAGCATAACTGTGAAAAGATGTTAATTTTAGACCTAAAACTAGATAGAATAGTCTCTTGGCAATGCTTGCCAGATTTCTAGAAATTAGATCAGCAGTTGCCAAAACTCTAATAGACTACAAAGTAAAACTTGACATCAGTGAAAGAGAATGCGAAGTATTAAATGATAATGTGATAGCTTTGCATCCTGTAAAAGTCGGAGTTGAGAGACTGTGCAGTCGTGATGCAACTTTGTTAAGTGCTGAAGGAGTCTTTACCTTTATCATCAATGAACTGAATGAGCTTACTGATCGAATTTCTGTATTTgcaaagaagatgaaagaattgTTAATCAACACGATCAACGAGAAGAGAAATACAACATTGGTGGGACTACTCCAATATCTGAATACTGGGAAAAGTTACGGTACTCATGCCAGCAGGCCCAGCATGCTCGGCTTACCAGCTttactcccaaaaaaaaaaaaaaaataaataaataataataataaaaataaaacaaattcatctCTAATAAGTTTTGCTCACAAAAAGTTGTCAAGGCTGTTTGAAATCGAGATGCCTTCTTCGTCGGAGTCTGAGGAAAAAGGGCATAAAACTCAATTTCGTCAGAACATGACGCTAAATGAAAAGCTGGAAGCTGCAATTGATCACAGACAAAATCTTTTCAGTCCTCAGTGTCAGGTAGCGTGAGTGATAGTAAACATTTTGGCAAAGAACTTGAAGTTTTTGAAGCAACCGGTGTGGGAACGCTCAATAGTACTAATTTACTGAACTCGCTGAAGTCGATTCCTCCAACCTCAGTGGAATCCGAACGGGTCTTCTCGGCAGCTGGActgtttttcacaaaaattaGTCCCGTTTAAGTGATAGAAGTGTAGATTGCTTGTGCTACTTAAGAGCTTATTATCAAAACTCCATGGATGCCTCTTAGTTTTTAATCAGTTTAGTTTTTAAGACCCGCAGGCCCATCAGGGTTAAAgtcctgaaatataaaatcaagaaaccGGTTTAGTTTATATGAAGGCTGAACACAAATATTTCCTCTTAattcattttgttaaattttgtcaATTATTGCTTTCATTCATCGAAAACTTCtgtatacattttcttttccttcatttatttgactaaaattattgtcatttatttaatcattactGTTTCCAGAGAATGAAATACTTATTTTGTGTTGTGTTCCttaagattttattataaaagtccaTAGATGCTTATTAATCAGTTTAGTTTATATatgaatgcaaaatataattttccttttgattaactcatttgattaaatttgctgtcattaattattgtttttagtttatgGAAAATTGTTCAAAGTTATTTATGATCTTATTATCCAAATTCCATACATGCTCGTTAATCATTTTAGTTTACATATGAATGCagaatatatatgtttcattttgactcattcattggattaaattaactgtcatttattattgctttcatttcatGGAAAATTGCTCGTGTTGTATAAGATCTTACTCTATGAGAAACTTCTTAATCATTTAgttcatgttataaataaagaatgtatacgtttaatttttcttcatttatttttactacattttctgtcattgagtactcttttcatttcactgagcataaatgaaacaaatggaTTTTTATTATCAATGATAATGAACTATAATTTCCATTGTCATTTTCACTGGAatttggaagcagaacaaaaataaagtggTAAACGAAGCATATTGTAGCTCTTGTTCTTTTTCCTCTTACTTCGTTGACAAAGTGTATTCTGTAATTAAACATTAGGTGCAATTAATAAGATAGtcaatctacagtaatatttctgcatatctTGAAATGCTACACATCAAAAACCTGAAAGATGAGCAAGGTGTAATGTGTAATTTTAGACAATTGAAAATCCTGGGATCCCGGGATTAGAACTAATTTTATCTCGGAATCCTGGGACAAAGAAAAGGCTCCAAAACGacaatccctatatatatatatatatatatatatatatatatatatatatatatatatatatatatatatatatatatatatatatatatatatatatatatatatatatatatatatatatatatgtgtgtgtgtgtgtgtgtgtgtgtgtgtgtgtgtgtgtgtgtgtgtatatatatatatatatatatatatatatatatatatatatatatatatatatatatatatatatatatatatatatatatatatatatatatacatatactgtatatatatccctctatgagagtccaagtaaacttttagtagcctttttgtacatcccaCATGGGTCCTTCGACTAAATCTGGGgcagatatatttatacacaacgtTAGATGCAAGCAACGGACTAAGCttgtctttgtatctgaaaaaagaGCCAATGGTGACCGGGttctcaagaaaaagaaagtgcatTGGACTCACAGTAGGAGAGGTATATCTAGGAGGTGTTGGACAAATAGAGCGGAAATGTACTGAAAAGGCAGGCTCCTAATATCCACGATTCCTGAGAGTGCATGCAAGAAGCAAGTGAATGACTTTGTGTGCAGAGGGCTGATGTGTTGCTGATGGAcattttgtgtgtgcgtatgaagcagctaatgttttGGAAGCGTTTTTACATGATGGGCTCATTCACGATTTTAGCAGATTGAGTGTGGGCGTAGCAGCGACCATATTGCTATTTCCACGGTAGATACtccaagttagaaaaaaaaaccagtacaaatataaaaaaccacAATTACGTCATTCAACCACTGAGTCAAGGAGGAATAAACGAAGCCTAAGACCTCTCTAGTGTCTGACGTCTCACTTACTGTACGTAAAGAAAAGTACTAGAGAGGTCTTAGGCTTAATGTATTCCTCCTTGATTCAGTGATTGAATGATGTAattgtggttttatatatttgtactgtTTTCTAACGTGGAGTATCTACAGTGGAAATATCATATCAATATGTTCGCTGCCACGCCTACACCCAATCTGCTAAAATCGTGAATGAGCCCATCATgcaaaaacatttccaaaacattagctgcttcatacacacacgcaaaatgTCCTTCAGCCACACATCGAACCCTCTGCACGCAAGGTCATTAACTTGCTTCTTGCATGCACTCTCAGGCATCGTGGATATTAGGACCCTGCCTTTTCAGTACATTTCCACTCTACTTACCCAACACTTCCTGGATATACGTCTCCTACTCTCTCCTAACACTTCTTTCACATAACTAAGCGTCATCAAAGTGCTATAATGCATCCTTTCCCTTACGCTAACCTAAAATTTGTTCTGAGATTTAGTATAGAGGAACATATTCCCAATTCAATTTTCGTTTCAAACTTCCACAAAGAAGAACTGGCTTAACGGTCCCTTCCAAAACTTTGTGTCCATAGACACTACAAGTGCCTTCCCAGGCTAGTTAATCCATAGCAGCCTCCGTGCTTCATCGTTATCCGTTATATTTACTAAAAGTAGCTAAATGAATGATCTGCTTCTCTTCTTTCACGttccatattaacatttattgctaCATCTTCCTTGTTTCCAATTTCTATCGCAAGTCAGCTGCTGACATTTGATTTCAGCTTTCCAGTTTCTGCAGCTTCTTTCCATTACCTCTGATCAGTTTTGCATTATTACCAAACGTCAGCATCCCACACTCCATTCACGGCCCATTCTCTGATCTCACTGTCCTTCACCTAACTTCAGGCATTACTCCATCCATAAGGATATCAAATATTCACAGACATGCAAAAGGGCATTTTGTGACACCCGTTTTACATTTAATCGTCAATTCATCTACATTTGCTAACATATACTTCACTTCTATCACCTAAATTTTTAATTGGTGTCAGCGCCATCTGTATTTCTTGCATATCTCTCCAGTCAAACTTTTTCCGGGTCCATGTATGCCTCAGTCAACTTCTCCCTTATACTTTCAACTTCTCACATAACCGTTTCATGGCAAATACTGGATCCATTCACCCTCTTCCTTGTATAAACTCGCATTGCACTGTCCTTGTCTTTCAGTCCTTCTGTTCCTTGCATTACCTTCTCAATCAAAATGTTACCATACACCTTTCCTGGTATGTTTAGTaatataatgcacatatatatccTTTTAACCATTCCTCGAGAAATTTTCCCGCATCCCAATACACCTTACATATCACTAGCAGCCTTTTTAATTGCACTTTCACCACCATACTGAAGCATCTCAGTTGTATTTCCATCCCCTGTTGCGTCTTTCCTTTCTGCCACCTCATATTCAAAAGCTTGCATATATCCTTAACTAACGACTTCTATAACCAGTGGCAGACTTCCACTATCTCCCTCCACTTTGTGTCATTCAGCTCTGTCTCTCTCCTGTCTTCTTAATTCAACGAACCTCCGAAGTGCTCCATCAACCAAGGACTGCTTTACTTAAGGGATGCAATTGCTCATTAGTCTTTCACTCACTCACTTGTGAATGGAATTACTTTCTATTCTGCCCCCAAGTATTTGTTTACCTGTACTTTTCTCCTTATTCACTCTTGCGTTCATCATTACTTTACCCACTCTCCTGTGTTCCTTCTGTGCTGTTTGTGTATTGTACTGTGATAAGCATAAAACAACCAACATCCAACAGTGCTCTACGCTCCTTTTCGATAAGGGAGAACATTGCATTTCCTCATCATTATCCAGAAATTAGACAGTCCAGTCTGTGGATCACAGAAACAGAATTCTCTCAGCATCCAGCAGATGCAGAATTCGTTTGGGATacgttttttttctatatttgttttgGTAGACGGATACTCTTTTAAATTAATTCCTTCTCTTTGCTCTCCTCTTTGGCTGTATTCTCTCTGTCATactttttcagtgtttgtttCCTCAGGTTGCTaatgtgaatattatttatttcatactaCTTAGAATATTCATTAGATTTCATAACtacttcttcattttcatcaacaTTTCTGTTTCGTCCTCAAGTATCACGTATCTTGAACAATGAAATCAAACTTCAAAACAGATATATAGCAAAGCTGCACTTTGTGTCCTTCAGGTCCGGATCTCGTTCGGTACCACAAATAACCATTCTGGATTGTCCTTTGAACCCAGACAGCCCCTCCtaaaatttgcattgaaatgtttACTTTGCTTTGGGCCTCTTTAAATGCTCTGTTTTTTATCATGTATTTCTCACCTTTgcaagagaaaataagtaaaccCTTCTGACTATATGGCGTTAGACGAATGCGACTTACGCTTCATAACGCATATCCTGCATATCTGCTTTGTAATAAAGATGAAAACCATCACTGGAATTGTGTGTGCAGTTTCCTCTCCTCTGGTAGATATATTCTGAAAGTACAGACATTAGGCCATAAAATTCTATTTcacgtaaatcattatttttcttatgtcgAATGAACCTAACATCCGACATCTaactaatcataataatcatgaGTATGGTTAAGTTTTACCATCACTATGATAAACTTGATTTTCATatctattattatcatatttcttatgattttatcTCACTTTTCTTCAAATCTTCATTTTAATCCCAAATACTTGTCAAACATTAGATATTAACATAATAACGATTTTACGAAATggattcaaacatatatatatatatatatatatatatatatatatatatatatatatatatatatatatatatatatatatatatatatatatataatgaataaaaagtgactacgtaaataaaataatggtattattgaatgatagtgaaacttatacGAAAACTGAGGTCAGATCCCACGCAGACAGTTAACTTTCATTTTAGCAAACACATTATATCCATCTTTAAaggctctgaccatttaattaaacagtttaccacaCAGTGcccctccctaccatatctctatggtttagtcaagacgcacaaaatcaataaccctattagaccagtcattagttcagcaggctcagtttcgtataacttaTCCAAATGGCTTATAAAAATTCTTGCACCATtagtaggaaacatttctaatacgaatataaaaaataatgtcgactttatagacaaGTTGAAtagcttgaatttgaaatttgattttactatggttagttttgatgttgtctctttatttacaaaagtgccggtagatgatttactggaatttttagaggaaaaatttgtaagttatgacattcccttaactgtagcaaacctcacaaaacttataaggttatgtatcaaagatagtaaattttgtttcaatggggaatttttttttacaaaagtttggtatggctatgggtaatccctatctcctgtccttagcaatatttacatagaatttttgagacaaaattctttccaaaatttttgtgcgccgaaaagttatatggtttaggtatgtagatgacattttttgtatctggccagttcacgaaaatctccaggaatttctcgttaagttaaataatttagtccttctataaaatttactgtagaggaagaaagaaattgtagtttgagttttcttgatgtaactgcccatagacatgatagaaatttcaccttttcagtctttcgaaaatcaactaacattgcctcttttgttcaatattattccaatcaccatcagaatgttaaattctctgttttttctggaatgttcttaagggctttacgtgtttgtagccggCAGTTCATTGAtactgagatcaaaactatttatgatattgctttgaaacttaaatacccaaggacctttgtagatgtagcatggaaaagagccaagaaaacattttatttaactaataacaaacttgaattcagtaagcataatattctcaaattaccgtatgacgaAAGGTTTTTACACATTCtcagaattttaaagcttttcaacataaatgttgttttcagtaattttaatgttaagagtttagtgataaaaaattctcctagagatgtttctggctgcatctatgaaattccttgtaaaaaatgtgataaaatatattatggcctaactggaaaaccacttcacaaagaatcaaacaacaccaatattctgtgagaactggctaaatatcgaatgcattattcgtacatatgagagatttagatcatcctattaactggagtaaagcaagacctttagtcccgtgcaatgatacagttaaaaggaatatcatcgaatcttgttttattaagtcagaTAATGAaattgttctaaatttaagtcttggtttatttaaacttgatgctttaataatttaaaaagttgttgataaatataagcaaaatttatattaatttttatacgttactgcaatttgaatgggtaatattccgttttccttatggttaagtatatatttggattagtttgtgaccgcgtgatcccggatttgccgtggattaaccttttcttttaaccctggcaattaaccatctggtattcaaggttatacatgtttttggattttgtaagcctaaactttagtatgtcatttgtttagtcttaggttcagtttgtgacagctcgatctcggattatcctggattaactttctgtttattaccctttgacaattgaccatctggtatttcttgttctatttgtttactttgtaaccttcttcatatttgtgtctcatttgtgccctgacgatgcgtcaatgaacgtgaaagcgcttggtactactgaacttctatCTGTCTTTTGCCTGTGGATTCATTCACACttaagtcacgtgcatctactgtgatttattaatatatatatatatatatatatatatatatatatatatatatatatatatatatatatatatatatatatctatatttatatcatatctatatctatatatatatatatatatatatatatatatatatatatatatatatatatatatatatatatatatatatatatatatatatatatatatatatatatatatatatatattattatgaactcTAGGTGGTACAGGGTTCAACCAGGTTCTTTTGATCTGATTTTATAATCAATACCACAACGGAAGAATTCCAAGGAGTACGATCACTGACAAACAAACCCTCAGATAATCTCAGAAAGGATATACAAAATACTCGACAAtaagttttaacaatttaatacaaaaataataatcaacatttaaaaaactcactgaaaactggataaatggggaagaagaaaacatacattcatcaacaataaaaatcccaTACAGCGCCGCAGTCGCCTACCTAACTATCACACTAAGGCAAAGAGAAAGCGACAAGATAAAGgtagaacaaattctctctcaatcacacaatAGTGGTagataaaaagggggaaaaaggaaatcttaacctacttacaataatttcaaaacaatcttaaTACTTCTTAAACGTACTTATGCATTTTAACACGAAGGATTATATATGGTAACATGTACAGTCAACAAGAGAAATGGATTCCCAATGGGGAACACTATGCCTCCAAAAGGTTGTCCCTGTTCTGCCTGAAAGAGACCCCTTTCTGGGATCACAGCACGTCCTTGCAACGAACAGGCTAAATTTCCTTACACGAGGAAGACAacttatataatcaaaataaagtggTTAATAGGAGTCTTACGTTTTCTCCACCACTGAAGAcctcctcacgactccaaggaCACAGTGTTATAGGCAGTGGCAGTAATGCATACGACCGTCCTTTACGACGTCCTCCAAGGATCCAAGCAGTAGCAAAGTCTAACTCTCCTTTCCAGCTGCTAAGTACCAAGAGGCTCACAATCCTGGCCTCCAAATCTCAGTCCAGAACTCCAGCTCATGAAGGTTGAAAGGAGGTCAAAAGTCACACTCCGGAGACACTGCAAGCAGGAGAGCGTCGCTACTAGACTGCCGAAATATCACAGGTCCTTCTCAAATGGAGCCGAATACAGGAGTCCTTTCTCATGATCCAAAGGCGCCCTCGACAGAACAGAGGAACAGGATAAGATGCCGAAAAACAGGCGACGAACAGCCGAACCatcatgcatgaaaaataaaaacaaacttcatgggcGGAGTATCAATTATGCAACAACAACCGTTAAAGGGAGGAAAACACCCAAATCCAGCTTTCAAGGCAGTACTGAactaaatttacaactacaa includes:
- the LOC136834174 gene encoding zinc finger BED domain-containing protein 5-like: MATDVMNAVSSFFDKHGLSWNNLVGITTDGAPAMLGSRSGFQAKVKPKAPNAVGVHCFIHREALASKSLPSGLLTIFTAELETLRKGFKLAQPLLLNTCILAKLELYKKRVSVGKFMMFLSLNEVLADGQLSSTLSKEIMDHLSQLDDEFRRYFPDLSTQHAGIAKNPFLCLVDDVLEDAQEEFIELIHDSTAKNVFQSNSLSSFWCSMME